A region from the Sutcliffiella horikoshii genome encodes:
- a CDS encoding BMC domain-containing protein → MSQEALGMIETKGLIGAIEAADAMVKAANVTLVGKEFVGGGLVAVMVRGDVGAVKAATEAGADAAGRVGNLVSVHVIPRPNSEVNGILPAAK, encoded by the coding sequence ATGAGTCAAGAAGCACTAGGAATGATCGAAACAAAAGGTCTAATCGGGGCAATTGAAGCAGCAGACGCAATGGTAAAAGCAGCAAACGTAACACTTGTAGGAAAAGAATTCGTAGGTGGCGGACTTGTAGCAGTAATGGTACGCGGTGATGTAGGAGCTGTAAAAGCGGCAACAGAAGCGGGCGCGGATGCAGCTGGAAGAGTCGGGAACCTAGTATCTGTACACGTAATCCCACGTCCAAACTCCGAAGTAAACGGAATTCTGCCGGCAGCGAAATAG